A region from the Vicia villosa cultivar HV-30 ecotype Madison, WI linkage group LG3, Vvil1.0, whole genome shotgun sequence genome encodes:
- the LOC131654853 gene encoding S-type anion channel SLAH4-like: MEKISIPNIELVIIEKNITNITNNQKPTSLIVTKRFLTCLLTKLHAGYFRISLSLGGQALLWKTLIGPTKDTSISRHVLSMLPNSVFILLWSLSLFILSLLSLLYLLRCLFFFKMVKAEFLHHVGVNYLFAPWISWFLLLQSSPVEFITPETLTYLILWWIFAVPVVILDIKIYGQWFTKGKRFLSTVANPTSQLSVIGNLVGARAAAEMGWKESAVCLFSLGMVHYLVLFVTLYQRFSDGDSVHVMLRPVLFLFFAAPGVACLAWESIVGDFDTLSKMLFFLSLFLFISLICRPALFKRSMTRFNVAWWAYSFPVTILALASTEYAQQVKGAFSHILMLILLALSVLVSVSLTVFTLLNSKMLLPDNDPIASFLIV, translated from the exons ATGGAAAAAATTTCCATACCAAACATTGAGCTTGTCATCATAGAAAAAAACATCACAAACATAACCAATAACCAAAAACCAACCTCATTAATTGTCACAAAGAGATTCTTAACATGTTTGTTAACAAAACTCCATGCAGGTTACTTCAGAATCAGTCTCTCACTTGGTGGACAAGCATTACTTTGGAAAACCCTAATTGGACCAACAAAAGACACAAGCATTTCAAGACATGTTCTTAGCATGTTACCTAATTCAGTTTTCATTCTACTATGGTCTTTGTCTCTTTTTATACTCTCATTACTCTCTCTTCTTTACCTCTTAAGATGTTTGTTTTTCTTCAAGATGGTAAAAGCTGAATTCTTACACCATGTAGGAGTTAACTATCTTTTCGCCCCGTGGATTTCGTGGTTTCTGTTACTTCAATCATCACCGGTAGAATTTATAACTCCTGAAACCCTAACTTACTTGATTCTATGGTGGATATTCGCGGTTCCGGTGGTGATTCTTGATATTAAGATTTATGGACAGTGGTTTACTAAAGGGAAGAGGTTTTTATCGACGGTGGCGAATCCCACGAGTCAGTTATCGGTTATAGGGAATTTGGTTGGAGCACGAGCTGCGGCGGAGATGGGATGGAAAGAAAGTGCAGTTTGTTTGTTTTCATTAGGGATGGTTCATTATTTGGTGTTGTTTGTAACACTTTATCAGAGATTCTCAGATGGTGATAGTGTTCATGTGATGTTAAGGccagttttgttcttgttctttgcAGCACCTGGTGTGGCTTGTTTGGCTTGGGAATCTATTGTTGGAGATTTTGATACTCTTTCCAAGATGCTATTCTTTTTGTCTCTATTCCTCTTCATCTCACTG ATTTGCAGGCCAGCCCTATTCAAGAGATCTATGACAAGATTTAATGTTGCATGGTGGGCTTACTCATTTCCTGTTACAATCCTTGCTTTGGCTTCAACTGAATATGCACAACAAGTCAAAGGAGCATTTTCACATATTCTAATGCTCATTCTTTTGGCACTTTCTGTTCTTGTTTCTGTTTCTCTTACGGTCTTTACTCTCCTCAACTCTAAGATGCTTCTACCAGATAATGATCCCATTGCAAGCTTCCTCAttgtttaa